The window AAACTCAGATTTAGTATTGACGATCGACATGACTATATCGCATCTAGAAGTTTTAGTTGAAGAATATTCCGCAGAAGTTGCTCTTGAAAACCTGTTACCAAAAATTTTGACATCCGATCTTGGGTTTAAAATTCACTCGTTTCGAGGAAAAAAGGATTTACTGAAAAAACTCCCCCAACGCCTCAAAGGTTATCGCTCTTGGTTGCCAGAAGATTGGCGAATTGTGGTTCTTTGCGATCGCGACGATGAGGATTGCCAAAAACTGAAAAAGATGCTTGAAGACTGTGCGATTTCTAATGGAGTTATGACTAAATCGAGTTCTTCAAACCCACAATTTACCCTTCTCAATCGGATTGCAATTGAAGAGCTTGAAGCTTGGTTTTTAGGAGATGCAACAGCTATTAATCAGGCATATCCCAAAATCGCAAAAAGTTTTGCGAATCGAGAACGCTATCGCGACCCCGACGTAATCAGAGGAGGAACCTGGGAAGCATTGGAGGCCTTACTGCAAAAGAAGGGATACTATCAAGGTGGATTGAATAAGGTTGAAGTAGCTCGAACGATTTCTGAATATATGCAACCTCAGAATAATCGGTCGCTGAGTTTTCAATGCTTTTACTCTGGGGTACAAGCTCTTACAAAACAAGGCTAAGGTTCTGTTTCCCCGACTCCTGTAAGGTAAAAAGCGAAAAACCATACCTCATGAGTCTAAAAATGCTATGAGACAAGCTTTAAGTCAACCAAGTAAATTCGCATAAAAATCCCCTTGGATTGAGAGATTCTCGCTTGAATTTTCCCTTCAATTGTTTTTCTAACTTTTTGCCTTGTTGGGTTCCTCGACCTTCAGCTTTTGGATGGATACCCGAACCATTATCTTTAATACGAAGTGTATAAAAACCATCACGATAGGCTCCTGTCACCCAAAGGCAAGTGACATTTTTAGCGTGTTTGCCAACATTCAATAAAGACTCTTCAAGAAACTGGCAAAGGACTCGTTTTTTTTCGCTGTTTAAATTGCAATTCAAGATCGGATCGAAGTTCCGGCTTTTGATTTTTAAGTTTTCAAAATAAGGTAAATCGCGTTCTAAAGTGATGCTATAGACTTGATAAAAAAGCTCGTGAATGGGTTGATTTAAATCAAATTTGAGCTGACTTCCCAAATACAGACTATCCTCTTGCGTGAGAATTTCCCCTTCGAGGCGATCGCCAATTGCTCGAATTTCCCGATTCAAATTTTGTAGGTCGAGTAATAATCTTTCTTGGGAAAGGTTTTTATCTTGAGTGCGTCTCAAAATGCTCGCGAGGGTTTGCAACGGGCCATTATGGATAATGTTAAAGGTTCGCTCGATTAAGTGTTGGCGTTCGTCAATCCTTTGTTGGCGCTCGCTAATTCTGGCTCTCATTGTTTTGTCGTAGTAAGAAAC of the Lusitaniella coriacea LEGE 07157 genome contains:
- a CDS encoding DUF4276 family protein — encoded protein: MTISHLEVLVEEYSAEVALENLLPKILTSDLGFKIHSFRGKKDLLKKLPQRLKGYRSWLPEDWRIVVLCDRDDEDCQKLKKMLEDCAISNGVMTKSSSSNPQFTLLNRIAIEELEAWFLGDATAINQAYPKIAKSFANRERYRDPDVIRGGTWEALEALLQKKGYYQGGLNKVEVARTISEYMQPQNNRSLSFQCFYSGVQALTKQG